One Candidatus Binataceae bacterium genomic region harbors:
- a CDS encoding ATP-grasp domain-containing protein has translation MVATQIPSRALILDPGGMLALSICRRLAAYGCEVEIFARPDTPAFFSRFPVSRRAAPPLGQPLAAPLQTLAFEHKRFDQVYVCSEDVLETLLKLELTEHWRGLLLPEPAILEIVLSKNRTTDYLRRAGINVPRTIVPRSDQELRYAAEEIGFPLLIKGERGESARNVRIVTEPSSLQTSYQEVKQAELEYGGKPAVQQFIRGIAYSVGGLFDHGQALRLCAHRKLLTYPANGGVTVRGITQRPQGLVEVAIKVFSALNYSGLGHVEFIKSYDDEQFWFIEVNPRIWGSFELSIHAGVDLLSAYRGLVSGAKIEPNLSYRENVYYHRIAKEVRLIRAHPTRVFGFIRDTLDPRVKSEFTWSDGSTFVRAGWRRLMRRRLEQASLWAWLQRPVSAPGHTSTTEHKSLGDGL, from the coding sequence ATGGTTGCAACTCAGATACCTAGTCGAGCTTTGATTCTGGATCCGGGCGGCATGTTGGCTTTATCGATCTGTCGTCGGTTAGCCGCGTATGGATGCGAGGTCGAAATATTCGCCAGGCCCGATACGCCGGCTTTTTTTTCGCGCTTTCCGGTCTCTCGCCGGGCTGCTCCACCACTTGGCCAACCGCTAGCCGCACCGCTGCAGACTTTGGCCTTCGAGCACAAGCGTTTCGACCAGGTCTACGTCTGTAGCGAGGATGTCTTGGAAACCTTGTTGAAACTTGAACTAACCGAGCACTGGCGGGGATTGTTGCTGCCCGAACCTGCTATATTGGAGATTGTGTTGAGTAAAAACAGGACAACAGATTATTTGAGACGTGCCGGAATCAACGTACCGCGAACGATTGTCCCCCGCAGTGACCAGGAACTGCGTTACGCCGCTGAGGAGATCGGCTTCCCCTTACTAATTAAGGGAGAACGAGGCGAATCAGCTCGCAATGTTCGAATCGTCACTGAACCAAGCTCTCTTCAGACCAGTTATCAGGAGGTGAAGCAGGCCGAATTGGAGTACGGTGGCAAGCCTGCCGTGCAGCAGTTTATTCGTGGTATCGCTTATTCTGTGGGAGGATTGTTCGATCACGGTCAAGCTCTGCGACTGTGCGCACACCGCAAGCTACTGACCTATCCAGCCAACGGCGGGGTCACGGTGAGGGGCATTACGCAGCGCCCGCAGGGCCTAGTCGAAGTTGCAATAAAGGTATTTTCAGCGCTCAACTACTCGGGGCTAGGCCATGTGGAGTTTATTAAAAGTTACGACGACGAACAGTTTTGGTTTATCGAAGTCAATCCGCGCATTTGGGGTAGCTTTGAACTGTCGATTCATGCTGGGGTGGATTTGTTGTCTGCCTACCGGGGATTAGTGTCGGGAGCCAAGATAGAGCCGAACCTAAGTTATCGCGAAAACGTTTACTATCATCGCATAGCCAAGGAAGTGCGCCTGATTCGGGCACATCCAACGCGCGTATTTGGGTTTATCCGTGACACCCTGGACCCTCGAGTGAAGTCTGAGTTCACTTGGAGCGATGGTAGTACATTTGTCCGCGCGGGCTGGCGGCGCTTGATGCGCCGCCGTCTCGAGCAGGCAAGTCTCTGGGCATGGCTGCAGAGGCCTGTGTCGGCTCCGGGACATACTTCAACTACAGAGCACAAAAGCCTTGGCGACGGGCTCTAA
- a CDS encoding phage holin family protein: MVHDKGQASWPVLAARALDDMLRIVQAELRLAETRLKSILERQIAIFATSLLAIGFCLIGGVMLLAALVLLLIRVMPPWAALAAAGLASIACGWLARLAVGSIHSRERRRST, translated from the coding sequence ATGGTACACGACAAAGGCCAGGCGAGCTGGCCGGTGCTGGCCGCTCGCGCTCTGGACGACATGCTGCGGATTGTGCAGGCCGAACTACGGCTGGCGGAAACCCGCCTCAAGAGCATCCTCGAGCGCCAGATCGCAATCTTCGCCACCAGCCTCCTGGCGATCGGATTTTGCCTGATTGGTGGGGTAATGTTGTTGGCCGCTCTGGTGTTGCTGCTAATCCGCGTGATGCCGCCGTGGGCCGCGCTGGCGGCGGCCGGCTTGGCCTCGATCGCTTGCGGCTGGCTGGCGCGCCTGGCAGTCGGCTCCATCCACAGCCGAGAACGTCGCCGCTCCACGTGA